The Malus domestica chromosome 10, GDT2T_hap1 nucleotide sequence tcctctcctctctctctctctctctcagtgtCTTTGGTTGAAATATGCTTTATATATTTTGTCTCCTTCGTTTAACCTTTACTTAGTTAAGCGTGCTGTTTCAAAATTACCAAATGTCAATCGAGTCCTACTAATATTGCATTGCAttttccacacacacacatatttatatatgtgGTTGATAGTGAAATGCCTTTGATTGGCACATAAAACTATATTATTTTGTGGACTTTTGCTATCATGTCAAGTAATGTcttcatttataaataaataaaaaacaaataaatggtTCTATTTCAAAAGAGGTGGCTTTTGTTCAATTGTCCGGCAAGTCCGTCTAATTTCTCTTCACAATTTCATCAATATTGAGCTCATGACTAACAAGAGGTCCCCTtaggttttgtttgtgtttaaaaTTAGGAAACTTCACTCTTTTGGGAGTAAAGTCAAATTATGGTATCTAGTGGGGTTATTGTGAAATTAGATTAGACTTGCATCAAGTGACACATGTTTGGCTTACAAGTATCCAGTGACACCAATTattttatgatatatgtttgtAGATATTTCTCATACTAGTGAGGTTTGGACGGTGGAATGCAGCAAGTGGCTTCTTTTAATACCATTTCCTAAGaaggtgaatttgaagaagGTAGAATCTGAATCAAGTGGCTTTGCGTTAACACTATGGTTTGTTCTCTGCATATTTGCAGCCAACGAAGAAAGAGGGGACTCtcaaaacaatcaaacaaatttctctctagaaaaccaaaagccgcACTCTTTCCATTTCATTGCAAGctctttcatttctttcaatTAAAGTCAATGTGctctttcatttctttcaatTAAAGTCAAGGTGCTCTTTCAATTCATTATAGCTTTGTTGTCTTTACAAGTATTCCTCCATTTTAATACAAGTTCTCTCTTCAAATTTGGTATTGTCATTTCAATACAAAGCATTAAAcaatttctctttctcttcacCAGTCCCGTATTGTGATCGAATTCTCTACATAAGTAAACAACTTAAGTTGAGCCATTCCCACTCAATGACACAATCTTTTAGTTAGAAGTTAAATAGCGCAATTTTCATCATTCAAATCTCGTCTACTAACAGTAACCAATAGTGGCACGCTTGCAATCTTCAATCTCATATTGAAGTAAATTCCCAGCACACCCACAAGGACCATGGCGAATTTATGGGGCGAACAGGTTCCTTCGGTTTGGTCCATGATGTCTGCCTAAGAGAGATAATATAAGTGTAGTTTGTAACATGTGCAGGCACCAACTTGCTTTACTAAAGCAACAAAAggtagttttccaaaaaaaaagcaacaaaaGGTATGGTATCGATTCAATCGATTTTGATTGTTTGTAACAGTATGTTCACTTAACTTTTGACGATCCTTCGCTCCAAACGCTGTGTACTTTGCTTGAGGTATATTAAAAAAACTACAAAAGCTTCTTGTATCGTTTCATCTACGAAAGCTTCTTGGATCGCTTCATCATCTGTATCGTCAATAGGTTTCTTCCCAGTTTTGTTATTTCCAGTTATTTATGTGCTACTTCAAGTCTTGAGGGTGTATGACTCGATGCCTCGCGAACAAGGAAAAAGAACATTTACAAATTTGCTTACAATGTGGCCGTGGTTTGTGACAAAGCGGTATAATCAAATTTACGGGaatgaaatttaaatttggtTTCAAGGCACCACGCCTGACATTAACCAACTGACGGAATTCATATTTTTAAAGACGTCCACAATCATATCGAGTGTGACGAATTACATCACTAAATAGAGTAGCCATCAAGattaaacacacaaatttaagcATCGACCCTGAATCTTGTTGCAGCAAACCAAGTAGATAAGTTTGTGTAGAGAGCATCACCAATCTCATCCTTCTCTCTTTCACATACTTGTCGAAAGCCTCTCCCACTTCAACCATCATTCCATTCCTTCCACTCCATTTTTTGTAGTAATTTTTGGCCAATGCGGGAGCCAAGCTTCTAGCAATAACAATGGCGTCTTCGATGCCTGCGGAGCCTCCCTGACCGATGAAAGGCCCCATCACATGCATGGCATCTCCAGCCACCGTCACGCTTCCTTTTCGAAAATTTTGTACTACTATCTCCCATGGCGGACGATATCTCAAGCGCACGTGAGATACTGATTCTAGTTCACTCTTTCTTATCATGTCTACCATTTCTGAAGGAAATTCCTCGAGTATTGATTGTAATGTAAATTGTCGAATGAGCTCTGGATCCTTTGAAACCTTCGACGGATCTGCTACACATACAATTTCTTTGATGTAGTCACGATTCACATAACAAGGGATacaattttgtagaagaaaaagaaaaagaaaaagaatgcaCCTTGTCCGCCATGCACTTGGTGAGAGACGAACCAGTAGACCAAGTTATCATGAACTGGAAGTCTTCCAATTGTGTTCTTGTCACCCTTAACTTGTACAAACTCGTTTCCAAAATTATGACCACCTGCGTAAACTGTAAAACCTCTAACCTCCGATAACATGAACGGCTTTGATGGTTTTACCCCGATGAAATCTGCAACAACTGATTTTGTTCCATCACATCCGATCACAACCTGATTTGGTAATTAACACCATTAATCGATATTAGAAAACTGATAAAATTGTAACGATAGAGAGAAGAGATGAAGCGATCGGGTTGTAGTGTAGATGTACCGTGGCTTTGATGGTGCTTCCGTTGTGGAGTTGAAGAGTTGGATAGGAAGTTAACGAGTCCAACTTAACAGAGATTGCTTGGCATCCAAGGCGTATGGTACCAACTGGCAAGCTCTCTGCTAGTGTTGTGATCAGATCACTCCGTTTCAAGCATCGTGCTTCCGCACCTCTATCAAATGACTTAATATTATTTCATTTATTAACCGATTTCAAACTTACATTTATTTCTAAcgaaattaaagaactaatatATCACttgatgatcaaatttgagTAAAACATTTTATGACTAGCATTATTGAATCAGATATTATTTGAGAGCGATTCTTGACATTCTAACaatctcattttgcacactCCTGTTGTATATTTTCATATGCATGGGATACCAAATGTCTTTTTCCGGGTGCTAATAACATTTCCTAGCATTATTTGAATTAATTGGGGGTCATATATACTCACTTACCCATATGATATTTTTTGTTGCTTGCCATTATGAGGGTATATGTCGCGGGCCCTATACAAGACAAGAGTAAGTTATTTCGTATCAGATAGACATGTTTACAAAAAATGTAAGGAGCCGAGCAATGTTCGAATATATAGACATATGTACCCTTGAAGTGGTAGGGCAGTTTGTCTGAGCTTTGAGGCCACACCAAGCTCATCCAAGGCTCGCCAACCATTTGCCCGAATAGTGATACCTCCTCCGGTAGCACGTAGGGATTCTGATCTTTCCAACACTACACTTGTAAACCCCTTTCTGCATGATATATACacaatatatattcatatacagTGCTACAACTACCATTTAATCTAACGGTCAACTAATTTCGGATTGTAGAAATGATCCTTGAATAAAGACCTAAAAAATGGACGACTGGATATGAAGTGTGGTGGGCCCTACAAGGATCCTAAAATAGCTTATTTGAGGAATACCTCAACAGAAGCAAGGAGAATGTATGTATGTGtctgtgtatatatacatacatacatatatacatatatctgTATGTATTCATGTAAATAACTATGCTGATATATAGCTCTGTAAAATTCtgaaataacaaataaatataaaaacaaaccaTTCACATGGAGCATAAATTTGTAATGAACTAATGAACTAGGTGGTAGTGAAAGAAGAAACCTATGAAGAGCAAGGGCAGTTGCGAGGCCGCAGATTCCACCACCAACAATGGCGATCCCTATCTCTTCATCGCCTacttccatctctctctctctctctctctctctctctctctctctcaaacacacacacacagagtttttggttgaaatATGCTTTACCTATTTTGTCTTATTTATTTACCCTTTACCTGGTGAAGTGTCCTGTTGAAAATTGCCAAATGGCAATCGGGTCCTACTCATAATGCCGTGCATTTTCCATATATGTATATGGTTGATTGTGTAACGCCTTTGTCTGATTGGTACATAAAACTACATTATTTTGTGGCTTTTTGCTATCATATCAAGTAATgatttcatttaaaatttagggtaaattacactttcatacatcaagtTTGGGCTCTATTTCAATtctttacaacatctttaaaacatttcactttcataccttgagtgctattttatttcaaaataatacatccgttacattttccatatatgccacgtggctgccaaatgtctgccacgtggcaaattttatttatttattttttttaaaacctgaattttctcaaccaaaaaaaaaaaaaaaaaaaaccaacaacaTTGAAACCAGCGACCCTAACCCAGcaacaagaagaagagggagggaaaaaaaagaaaaaagaaaccacTATACCTtagtacttaaggtatgaaagtgaaatgttttgaagatgttgtaaggaattgaaatagacCTTAAACTTAAGGTataaaagtgtaatttaccctaaaatttaaaaacaatggTTCGATTTCAAAAGAGGTGAAATTGCATGAATGACTCATTCTTTTCCACTTTTGTTAAATTGTACCATAACATGGCACATCCGTCTAATTTCCGTTCGCAATTTCATCAATACGAGCTCATGACTCGCAAGAGGTCCCCTTAGGTTCTGTTTGTACTTAAAATTGGCAAATTTCACTCTTTTTGACTAAAGTCAAATTATGGTATTTTGTGGGGTTATTGTAAAATTAGATTAGACTTATATCAAGTGACACGTGTTTAGCTTACAGATATCAAAGTGGTATCCATTATTATATTGATATATGTTTAGAGATATTTCTCATACAAGTAAGGTTGGTTGGTATAATGTAGCATGTGGCTTCATTTAATATCATTTCTTAAGGAGGTGGATTTGGGGGAGGTAGAATCTGCATCAAGTTGCTTTGTGTTTGTACTATGGTTACTCAAACAATTAAACAaatctctctctagaaaaccaACAGCTGTACTCTTTTCATTTCAAAGCTCTCTGATTTCATTATAGATTTGTTGTCTTTACAAGTATTCCTCCATTTCAATACAAGTTCTctatgggaattgttattgtcaTTTCAATACAAAGCACGTAAGCAATTCATCGTTCTCTTTACTATTTATATATTGTGATTGAATTCTCTACATAAGTAAACTTCTTATCatacaaggaaaagaagaaCCTAAATTGAGCCACTCCCAGTTGCATAATCTTTCGATTATAAGTTAAACAATGCAATCTCCTTACTCAAATCCATCTACTAGTAGTAACTAGTAGTGGCACGCTGACAATCTCCAATCTCATGTTCAAGTGAGTTCTCGGCCTACCCGCAAGGCCCATTGCAAATATATGGGGCAAACAAATCGGCACGCTCGGTGGAACCCTTACATAGAGTGTAAAGTATctctctttgaaaaaaaaagaaaaaagaaaaaaaactctaGGTTCTTATTGCCCGAGTAAGAACATACGATTTCCAAGCTAGGAGAACCATGAATGAGAGAGATCACCAAAGGAGAATCAACGTCGACAATAAGATGAGAGAAATTTTAGCTTTAGCTCTagctttaattatttaaattcgtAAGGAGGTCTAAACATTGTTTTGAGACATCACTTTGAACCTTTGCACAACTCGTCCATACCTATGTAATTTTCGTGGGAACAAATACAGCCCATAaaatccagaaaaaaaaaaaaaagagctcaAAATAGTTTCTCAGGTATTGGAACCCTCTGAGTTCCTGCTTGTCACAGTTGTATCGTGTGCTTTCGAATTTCTGTACGGATCACATGACGAATAAGCTAGCGACTTTGCATGCTGTGGAAAATGCATTTAGAAATCATAAAACAATCCTTCGGATTGTCCTTGCAGCAGCACGGGAAATTAATCGTCCTGTAAGATCAGCTGGGAGATTAAGCAACTGCTGTTGTGATTCTGGTGGAAGCTGCCAAAGTAAAATTGCAATCAGCAAGCATGTAAAATGTAATCCTCATATTAACAGAGTATCAAATTAACTTTAGGCACAAATTCAAGGCTTGTTTCTAAAGTTAAGTTTAAGAAAACAACCGATGATGCTTTCAATTCATTGTAATAAAACGATGCCTCCCCTGAAGCCCGGTGATGCAAGCACTTGAAtgtgacaaaaaataaattgaacttCCTAGCACGGTAGCACCCCACAAGTCCCGACCCCATCTACAGCCCTCACCTCCTACGCCCCAGCACCCACCCATTAAACCCCATTTCTCAATCCTGGCTTCGCCGCAGGTGCTATAGATACAAAAACATAATGTACCAGCTGGTGAAAAGATATAATCTGTTTGCCACACTGATACGCGATCAAATATCAGGGAATGAGTTGCATACGTTTGCAGTTATCCAGACAACTACAAGGCCCAGATATACGAACAAAACTCTATGCAGACGAGCCAATTTCTGACCTAAATAATCACTAAATCTAGACAAGCATCTATTGCCTAAAACTTTTAACAGCTATTTTGCCACCACCCAAAAATTAGTCATTTCTAATAATAAAATCTGAAATCCTAGTTGAAACCCTATTCTATGAAGACTCCTCAGAGATTGCTGAGAAATAACACCCATCGTCTCTAGGACTACTGTTATGTCCTATTGAATCTGAAAATATTGATGAGACATGAATGATCATCCAAACACTAACGATGTCCTGAGCAATCAAGTTATTCCAGAACTACAATGGCTGGAACAGAACGAGAGTAATTTTGTATTTAACATGTCAACTAATCAACAAGCGTCTTTCACCAACACTATTTCCTAGTATAAGAATATTTTGATTACTTAATTGTCATGATAGA carries:
- the LOC114827520 gene encoding monooxygenase 1-like isoform X2, which encodes MEVGDEEIGIAIVGGGICGLATALALHRKGFTSVVLERSESLRATGGGITIRANGWRALDELGVASKLRQTALPLQGARDIYPHNGKQQKISYGGAEARCLKRSDLITTLAESLPVGTIRLGCQAISVKLDSLTSYPTLQLHNGSTIKATVVIGCDGTKSVVADFIGVKPSKPFMLSEVRGFTVYAGGHNFGNEFVQVKGDKNTIGRLPVHDNLVYWFVSHQVHGGQDPSKVSKDPELIRQFTLQSILEEFPSEMVDMIRKSELESVSHVRLRYRPPWEIVVQNFRKGSVTVAGDAMHVMGPFIGQGGSAGIEDAIVIARSLAPALAKNYYKKWSGRNGMMVEVGEAFDKYVKERRMRLVMLSTQTYLLGLLQQDSGSMLKFVCLILMATLFSDVIRHTRYDCGRL
- the LOC114827520 gene encoding monooxygenase 1-like isoform X1 translates to MEVGDEEIGIAIVGGGICGLATALALHRKGFTSVVLERSESLRATGGGITIRANGWRALDELGVASKLRQTALPLQGARDIYPHNGKQQKISYGGAEARCLKRSDLITTLAESLPVGTIRLGCQAISVKLDSLTSYPTLQLHNGSTIKATVVIGCDGTKSVVADFIGVKPSKPFMLSEVRGFTVYAGGHNFGNEFVQVKGDKNTIGRLPVHDNLVYWFVSHQVHGGQADPSKVSKDPELIRQFTLQSILEEFPSEMVDMIRKSELESVSHVRLRYRPPWEIVVQNFRKGSVTVAGDAMHVMGPFIGQGGSAGIEDAIVIARSLAPALAKNYYKKWSGRNGMMVEVGEAFDKYVKERRMRLVMLSTQTYLLGLLQQDSGSMLKFVCLILMATLFSDVIRHTRYDCGRL